A single Crateriforma conspicua DNA region contains:
- a CDS encoding WD40 repeat domain-containing serine/threonine-protein kinase, whose amino-acid sequence MTRSENKTLDEVIAAYLQRLESGHHLDPEEFVRPWPRHRDAFLGFIRRANPANSAGDTEAGDWSHTGTEPSLGGDAKDLTAHDNAAEPPSDPLLVSDESRSSSLTGDASTEIHVRSGRPDVVGEYRLERLIGRGGMARVYLGRRQSDQHPAAVKVLDAVAAADEVLVQRFRREASAIRSLDHPHIVPLLDFGSDDDASYLALKLIDGCTLADLVSAMRIADPRLQNEPDSEIQSGGLSTVGTMSVEMPSTSDGRDQGTGEASIHSGAMDGFRSDAMACFTASAKHGDRFQDIAEMIAVAADALQAAHDQGMVHRDVKPSNLMLDSTGHLWLTDFGLASLGEAHTVVTQTGQVIGTPHYMSPEQAVADQGQVDHRSDVYSLGATLYELVTGRRPHHGDRFRILMEISAGRFPPPSKVLPDVPRPLEAIILKAMQRMPSDRYQAAADMAADLRRFAAGTATVARTPGPADHAIRWVVSNPKAALAVATLTATIVLAVIAAQYLMGQRLARFNRELGTANETLERTNAALAKSNLDLDQSQRRLRRQLYVADVAAAYRAYDRGDFDAVEQLLDRHDPDRVGMAPGTYDPRGFEWRLLRTITHRPAPLRIEADPKGVTEIAVTSDGRQLVSVGNSGDVAIWSLADGPSYGQLIRRHPIGGRLDAIAVSPDAKWFVTGRNVPLGINSVQVHRMDDGELIRRLEGHGYSVESVAISADGQFVSTAGRYHKVKVHDAEGNVIGSGMAESRNESMAFAPDGETLLTAFRETDETTGDLVGYSIKMWPVSDMDAATKWRTELDSTSFAFSGDGRRIVVANNNDFAVYGWPDRKQWKHHRGIRGRLRCIALDHAGQHVAAGCDNGLVYVWDLNRPLDRPEVITASDRRITSIKFIDANTLAEGGEDGVIRIHRLNLSRQPFRSIGDPMINIAAVNPAATQVYTRLQEGGVQKYDLSTLEVTEVATDDDTQRNSIDVSSDGQWMAVGCQGRVVVQSVDDQSVIARLPIVGQPQEPDAVRFTNDNRYLLLLFDDHLRRYRTSDWTEQERVTGPSPGASRVITLDRQDRYLVVSQELLWWIDSETMRLVDQRPSQYGNYCSAALSASQELLAVGHHDGTIELLRTSDGSQRRLMRGHRDSVDGLCFIEDDQTLVSACSGGTLHFWDVRSGRDLGFLKFEHRQSDRLFFNEPLQRLMVFGFNYPCKVLAVDPLFAGDSFTAKAAPKTAMTPAPR is encoded by the coding sequence ATGACCCGATCGGAAAACAAGACGCTGGACGAGGTGATTGCTGCGTATCTGCAGCGGCTGGAATCGGGGCATCATTTGGACCCCGAGGAATTCGTCCGTCCCTGGCCTCGCCATCGTGATGCGTTTCTGGGATTCATTCGAAGGGCGAATCCGGCGAACAGTGCGGGCGATACCGAGGCCGGTGACTGGTCCCATACCGGTACGGAACCGAGTCTTGGTGGGGATGCCAAAGACCTGACCGCTCACGATAACGCCGCGGAACCGCCGTCCGATCCATTGTTAGTGTCGGACGAATCCCGTTCATCGTCGCTGACCGGTGATGCATCGACAGAGATCCACGTCCGGTCCGGACGTCCAGACGTGGTGGGCGAATACCGGCTGGAACGTTTGATCGGCCGGGGCGGAATGGCCCGGGTTTATCTGGGACGCCGCCAATCGGATCAGCATCCCGCCGCGGTCAAGGTGCTGGACGCCGTCGCGGCCGCGGATGAAGTGTTGGTACAGCGATTTCGGCGTGAAGCGTCGGCGATCCGATCACTGGATCACCCACACATTGTGCCACTGCTGGACTTCGGATCCGACGATGATGCGTCGTATCTGGCGTTGAAGCTGATCGATGGTTGCACGCTTGCTGATTTGGTATCGGCGATGCGAATCGCTGATCCACGATTGCAGAATGAACCCGATTCGGAAATCCAGTCTGGCGGTTTGTCGACGGTCGGGACGATGTCTGTGGAGATGCCATCCACGTCCGACGGACGCGACCAAGGAACTGGCGAAGCATCCATTCACTCGGGTGCAATGGATGGTTTTCGTTCGGACGCCATGGCATGTTTTACTGCGTCAGCGAAACACGGTGACCGTTTCCAGGACATCGCGGAAATGATCGCGGTGGCGGCCGATGCGTTACAGGCGGCCCATGATCAGGGAATGGTACACCGCGATGTCAAACCATCCAACTTAATGTTGGACTCCACCGGGCACCTGTGGTTGACGGATTTCGGACTGGCGTCGCTGGGGGAAGCGCACACGGTCGTGACGCAGACGGGGCAAGTGATCGGGACGCCGCACTACATGAGTCCCGAGCAGGCAGTGGCCGATCAGGGTCAGGTCGATCACCGAAGTGATGTCTATTCACTGGGGGCGACGTTGTACGAATTGGTCACCGGTCGGCGTCCCCATCATGGCGATCGGTTTCGCATCTTGATGGAGATCAGCGCCGGTCGGTTTCCGCCACCGTCGAAGGTGTTGCCCGACGTTCCCCGGCCGTTGGAAGCGATCATTTTGAAGGCGATGCAGCGAATGCCGTCGGATCGCTACCAGGCCGCCGCGGACATGGCCGCTGATTTGCGACGATTTGCGGCGGGAACGGCGACCGTCGCGCGGACGCCCGGCCCTGCCGATCATGCGATTCGCTGGGTGGTGTCCAATCCGAAAGCCGCGCTTGCCGTTGCGACTCTTACCGCGACCATCGTGCTGGCCGTGATTGCGGCTCAGTACCTGATGGGCCAACGCCTGGCGAGGTTCAACCGCGAACTGGGGACGGCCAACGAGACGCTCGAACGCACCAATGCCGCGCTGGCCAAAAGCAATTTGGATTTGGATCAGAGCCAGCGGCGGTTGCGGCGGCAGTTGTATGTCGCCGATGTCGCGGCCGCCTATCGCGCCTACGATCGTGGCGATTTCGATGCCGTGGAGCAACTGTTGGATCGTCACGACCCGGATCGTGTCGGGATGGCACCGGGGACCTATGATCCGCGCGGATTTGAATGGCGGTTGTTGCGGACCATCACGCATCGCCCGGCACCGTTGCGGATCGAAGCCGATCCAAAGGGGGTGACCGAGATCGCGGTCACCAGTGATGGGCGTCAACTGGTATCGGTCGGGAATTCCGGGGACGTGGCGATTTGGAGTCTGGCCGATGGGCCCTCGTATGGGCAACTGATTCGCCGACATCCGATCGGCGGGCGTCTGGATGCCATCGCTGTTTCGCCGGATGCGAAGTGGTTTGTTACTGGACGCAATGTGCCGTTAGGAATCAACTCGGTTCAGGTGCATCGCATGGACGATGGCGAATTGATTCGCCGACTGGAAGGCCATGGCTATTCCGTCGAATCGGTTGCGATCTCGGCCGATGGGCAGTTTGTTTCGACCGCGGGACGCTATCACAAGGTGAAAGTGCACGACGCCGAAGGCAACGTTATCGGCAGCGGAATGGCCGAATCCCGTAACGAATCAATGGCCTTTGCACCGGACGGTGAAACACTTTTAACGGCCTTTCGCGAAACCGATGAAACCACCGGTGATTTGGTCGGATACAGCATCAAGATGTGGCCGGTGTCGGACATGGATGCGGCGACGAAGTGGCGAACCGAGTTGGACAGTACCTCATTTGCGTTTTCAGGCGATGGCCGAAGGATCGTTGTGGCGAACAACAATGACTTTGCTGTCTATGGCTGGCCCGACCGTAAGCAGTGGAAACACCATCGCGGCATTCGCGGACGACTGCGTTGCATCGCGCTGGACCATGCGGGGCAACACGTCGCGGCGGGCTGTGACAACGGCCTGGTTTATGTGTGGGACCTGAATCGTCCGCTGGATCGTCCGGAAGTGATCACGGCCAGCGATCGCCGGATCACCAGCATCAAATTCATTGACGCCAATACGTTGGCCGAAGGTGGCGAAGACGGCGTGATCCGTATCCACCGTTTGAATTTGTCTCGCCAACCGTTCCGGTCCATTGGGGACCCGATGATCAATATTGCGGCGGTGAACCCGGCGGCGACGCAAGTCTATACAAGGCTGCAAGAAGGCGGTGTCCAGAAGTATGACTTGTCGACCTTGGAGGTCACCGAGGTGGCGACCGATGACGACACACAGCGGAATTCGATCGATGTGTCCAGCGATGGCCAATGGATGGCGGTGGGCTGTCAGGGACGCGTCGTCGTCCAATCCGTCGACGATCAAAGCGTGATCGCTCGGTTGCCGATCGTTGGTCAGCCCCAGGAGCCGGATGCCGTCCGGTTCACCAATGACAATCGGTACCTGTTGTTGTTATTCGACGACCATCTGCGGCGTTACCGAACATCCGATTGGACCGAACAGGAACGGGTGACGGGGCCATCGCCTGGTGCCAGTCGGGTGATCACGCTTGATCGACAAGATCGGTACTTGGTCGTATCCCAAGAATTGTTGTGGTGGATCGATTCGGAAACGATGCGTTTGGTCGATCAACGTCCCAGCCAGTACGGCAACTACTGCAGCGCGGCGCTTTCGGCTTCACAAGAACTGCTGGCCGTTGGGCATCATGACGGCACCATCGAACTGCTGCGGACATCCGATGGTTCCCAGCGTCGCTTGATGCGTGGGCATCGTGACAGCGTTGACGGACTGTGTTTCATCGAAGACGACCAGACGTTGGTTTCCGCCTGTTCCGGCGGAACGCTTCACTTTTGGGATGTGCGCAGTGGTCGCGACCTAGGCTTTCTGAAATTCGAACATCGCCAATCCGATCGCTTGTTTTTCAATGAACCGTTACAGCGTCTGATGGTTTTTGGCTTCAACTATCCGTGTAAAGTGCTGGCCGTCGATCCCTTGTTCGCCGGCGATTCATTCACCGCGAAGGCGGCCCCAAAAACCGCGATGACACCCGCACCGCGTTGA
- the pelA gene encoding pectate lyase gives MLHRRHLHVLQWCLSAILILIVAGKSADAQIRFDKNLLRNDDAWFQSDVAREVADNVIQYQSPQGGWPKSTDLAKPPRSPDDIPRPGDGRANSLDNDATTVPMQFLARMAHETGDIRYRDSFLKGVDYLLAAQYPGGGWPQFWPLRKGYYSHITFNDGAMIRVMHLLRDVADGEAPYGFVDGMRRRKAAEAVRIGIECILKCQVVFDGVPTVWCAQHDVKTLAPAQARSYEHPSLSGSESAGVLIFLMSVSDPTPEMMRAVQAGVEWFDSVKIEGYRYNKSQTGLALTKDQQAGPLWARFYEIKSNRPIFSDRDGVIKYDIQEIGDERRGGYSWYGNWGQKVAQKYAQWPHREGAKKRLRSRSRRIPEHSGASGYRCRVIVSTDIGGTDPDDFQSMVHLLVYSDLLDLEGLVSSPYGEGRMKDILDVIDCYEQDYECLSSYSDKYPNPDILRAITKQGEIERAPYAGVRRPTEGSRWIIDCAHRDDPRPLYLLVWGGLEDVAQALNDAPEILPKLRVYWIGGPNKKWSPDAYQYVVDHHPTLWMIESNATYRGWYTGGDQSGVWGNEQFVSEHIKGIGALGNFFVRQKADIKMGDTPSVGWLLNGRLEDPSHPGWGGRYVRAWKRPNLKLNRLPKESDRFQVFGILELVIPAGDAPPDAKATLIVENQRLIGHLADDRTMRFRFCPKAAKQYSFQLESTVASLDGLRGAITACAPEPSVAARPDTRLPNWWTDDLAPSLAEGPHSGAKTVSRWRESYLSDFAGRILRCQRPVPVNSAELAP, from the coding sequence ATGCTTCACCGTCGACATCTTCACGTCCTGCAATGGTGTTTGTCCGCGATCCTCATTTTGATTGTTGCAGGAAAGAGTGCCGACGCACAAATTCGCTTCGACAAGAACTTGCTTAGGAATGATGACGCGTGGTTTCAATCCGATGTCGCTCGGGAAGTCGCCGACAATGTGATCCAATATCAGTCGCCGCAAGGCGGTTGGCCGAAAAGTACGGATTTGGCGAAGCCACCGCGTTCTCCCGATGACATTCCACGGCCCGGCGACGGTCGTGCAAACAGTCTTGATAACGATGCCACCACCGTGCCGATGCAGTTTCTGGCTCGGATGGCGCATGAAACCGGCGACATTCGGTACCGAGATTCATTTCTAAAGGGTGTCGACTATCTGCTTGCCGCTCAGTACCCGGGCGGCGGCTGGCCTCAGTTCTGGCCGCTGAGGAAAGGATACTACTCACACATCACATTTAATGACGGGGCCATGATTCGCGTCATGCATTTGCTTCGTGATGTGGCGGATGGAGAAGCTCCCTATGGATTTGTGGATGGGATGCGACGACGCAAGGCAGCAGAAGCTGTTCGGATTGGCATCGAATGTATTTTGAAGTGCCAGGTGGTTTTCGATGGTGTTCCCACGGTGTGGTGCGCCCAGCATGATGTCAAGACGCTGGCCCCGGCGCAGGCCCGCAGCTACGAACATCCATCGCTCAGTGGTAGTGAAAGTGCCGGCGTGTTGATATTTCTGATGAGCGTCAGCGACCCAACGCCCGAGATGATGCGGGCGGTCCAGGCCGGCGTCGAGTGGTTCGACTCGGTAAAGATCGAAGGCTACCGCTACAACAAAAGCCAAACGGGTCTTGCACTCACCAAAGATCAACAGGCCGGGCCACTGTGGGCCCGTTTCTACGAGATCAAATCGAATCGTCCGATCTTCAGTGATCGCGATGGAGTGATCAAGTATGACATTCAGGAAATTGGAGACGAGCGGCGCGGCGGATACTCATGGTACGGAAACTGGGGCCAGAAGGTCGCACAGAAGTATGCCCAATGGCCTCATCGCGAGGGTGCGAAAAAACGATTGCGATCGCGATCCAGGCGTATCCCAGAGCACAGCGGTGCCAGCGGCTATCGTTGTCGCGTGATCGTATCGACCGACATCGGTGGCACGGATCCGGACGACTTTCAGTCCATGGTTCACCTACTTGTCTATTCCGATTTGCTTGATCTTGAAGGGCTGGTTTCGTCGCCATACGGCGAAGGCCGGATGAAGGACATTCTTGATGTGATCGATTGCTACGAACAGGATTACGAATGCCTTTCAAGCTATTCGGACAAATACCCCAATCCGGACATCCTGCGTGCGATCACAAAGCAGGGAGAAATCGAGCGTGCTCCCTATGCGGGCGTAAGACGGCCAACCGAAGGGTCTCGCTGGATCATCGATTGTGCCCATCGAGATGATCCTCGGCCGCTTTATCTCCTGGTCTGGGGTGGGCTAGAGGATGTCGCCCAAGCGTTAAACGATGCGCCGGAAATTTTGCCAAAGTTGCGTGTTTACTGGATCGGCGGCCCCAACAAAAAGTGGTCTCCAGATGCTTATCAATACGTCGTTGATCATCACCCGACGCTATGGATGATCGAATCCAATGCAACGTATCGCGGCTGGTATACCGGCGGCGATCAATCGGGTGTCTGGGGCAACGAACAATTTGTGTCCGAGCACATCAAGGGCATCGGCGCGCTCGGGAACTTCTTCGTTCGGCAGAAAGCCGACATCAAGATGGGCGACACACCGTCGGTCGGCTGGTTGCTTAACGGTCGTCTCGAAGACCCAAGTCACCCCGGCTGGGGAGGCAGGTACGTTCGGGCATGGAAGCGGCCCAATCTGAAATTGAATCGTCTGCCGAAGGAGTCTGATCGATTCCAAGTCTTCGGGATTCTCGAATTAGTGATACCCGCTGGAGATGCGCCGCCAGACGCAAAGGCGACTTTGATAGTCGAGAATCAGCGTCTGATTGGGCATTTGGCTGACGACAGGACGATGCGGTTTCGGTTCTGTCCAAAAGCCGCGAAACAATACTCGTTCCAGCTCGAAAGCACCGTGGCATCACTGGACGGTTTAAGAGGGGCAATTACGGCCTGTGCACCCGAGCCCTCGGTTGCCGCACGTCCTGATACCAGGCTGCCAAATTGGTGGACGGACGATCTGGCACCATCTCTGGCGGAAGGCCCGCACAGTGGGGCAAAGACCGTCAGCCGTTGGCGAGAGTCCTATCTCAGCGACTTTGCCGGCCGCATTCTTCGCTGTCAGCGACCAGTCCCAGTAAACTCCGCCGAGCTTGCGCCATGA
- the galB gene encoding beta-galactosidase GalB, whose amino-acid sequence MSFGRTRVSINDGWRFFKYADAEDADALIYDVRPEVTDKKDDRPADTEPTEAEKVAASDQTLKPWILPSGNAFVSSPAKRTQRPNGNPGGGFPFVQNSFDDSGWKSVDLPHDWAIAGPFMKGWDVPVTGGMGRLPSPGVAWYRRKLSIPDGDRGKSVFLDVDGAMSYAMVWVNGQLVGGWPFGYSSWRLDLTPYLQPGDDNQLAIRLDNPPHSSRWYPGGGLYRNVWLTTTQPVHVGHWGTFVRTPEVTENAAKIDLKIAIDNDGRQAQQVDVSTQLFELSVDGNKAASPIAEFEKSRTNVAAGSSVNVESSVALPNPKLWGPPPTQTPHRYVAVTTLSADGRLVDTYETRFGIRNLEFDANKGVLVNGEHIPIRGANQHHDLGALGAAFNVRAAERQLELLREMGCNAIRMAHNPPAPELLELTDRMGFLVVDELYDVFARKKTPLDFHLIFSDWHEQDLRSLIQRDRNHPSVILWSTGNELGEQYTGAAGAKLAARMRDITREEDPTRPMTASMNFAKPDMAFSEPMDVISLNYQGEGIRNAPAYSHLKGINTPPLYPAFHEKYPDRLIISSENAAAVSSRGTYLFPVAEGNSAPVADGVGGDPKRQYVSSYELYTAPFGSSADKVFASLEKHPYVGGGFVWSGWDYLGEPTPYYEARSSYFGVIDLAGFKKDRFYLYQSHWRQDYPMVHVLPHWTWPDRKGQKTPVHIFTSGDEVELFLNGSSLGRKKKQRYEYRLRWDDVVYEPGELRAVAYKNEKAWASTVVRTAGEPAGVKITADRKRVHADGRDLSFITARIVDAHGTTVPQANHQLTFRVEGPGHIAATDNGDPTCFVAFPSATRPAFNGLCLAIVRTKNGEPGEIRVTATTKGLPLASVTIAAGTK is encoded by the coding sequence ATGTCTTTTGGTCGAACGCGTGTCTCGATCAACGATGGGTGGCGTTTTTTTAAGTACGCCGATGCAGAAGATGCCGACGCTCTGATCTATGACGTTCGGCCAGAAGTCACCGACAAAAAGGACGACCGGCCGGCTGACACGGAACCAACCGAAGCAGAAAAAGTCGCGGCAAGTGATCAAACGCTGAAGCCGTGGATTCTTCCGTCGGGAAACGCATTTGTTTCCAGCCCTGCAAAACGAACGCAGCGCCCGAACGGAAACCCGGGCGGTGGTTTTCCGTTCGTCCAGAATTCGTTCGACGACAGCGGTTGGAAGTCCGTTGATTTGCCGCACGACTGGGCGATTGCCGGGCCGTTCATGAAAGGCTGGGATGTGCCAGTTACCGGCGGAATGGGCCGACTGCCCAGCCCCGGGGTCGCCTGGTACCGCCGAAAACTCAGTATCCCTGACGGTGATCGCGGGAAATCAGTCTTTCTGGATGTTGACGGTGCGATGTCGTACGCGATGGTCTGGGTGAACGGTCAGTTGGTCGGCGGTTGGCCATTCGGATACTCGTCTTGGCGGCTTGATCTGACGCCTTACCTTCAGCCGGGCGACGACAATCAATTGGCGATTCGATTGGACAACCCACCCCATTCGTCGCGGTGGTATCCGGGCGGCGGGCTATATCGCAACGTCTGGCTAACAACAACTCAGCCGGTCCATGTCGGTCATTGGGGAACTTTTGTTCGGACCCCGGAGGTCACCGAAAACGCTGCGAAGATCGATCTGAAAATTGCCATCGACAACGACGGTCGGCAGGCCCAACAGGTGGATGTGTCAACGCAGTTGTTTGAACTTTCGGTCGATGGCAACAAGGCAGCATCCCCAATCGCGGAGTTTGAAAAGTCGAGGACCAACGTTGCTGCGGGAAGCTCGGTCAATGTTGAATCTTCCGTGGCGTTGCCAAATCCAAAGCTGTGGGGACCGCCACCAACTCAAACTCCACACCGATACGTTGCCGTCACCACGCTGTCGGCCGATGGCCGACTGGTGGATACGTACGAAACACGTTTTGGAATTCGCAACCTTGAATTCGATGCTAACAAAGGCGTGCTCGTTAACGGCGAACACATTCCCATTCGGGGAGCGAATCAGCATCACGACCTCGGGGCACTCGGGGCCGCCTTCAATGTTCGTGCTGCGGAGCGACAATTGGAATTGCTGCGGGAGATGGGCTGCAACGCGATCCGCATGGCTCACAACCCGCCGGCGCCGGAACTGTTGGAACTGACAGATCGCATGGGCTTTCTTGTTGTCGACGAATTGTACGACGTGTTCGCTCGCAAAAAGACGCCGCTGGACTTTCATCTGATTTTTTCCGATTGGCACGAACAGGACTTGCGGTCGTTGATTCAACGAGATCGAAACCATCCGTCGGTCATTCTGTGGAGCACCGGAAACGAACTCGGCGAACAGTACACGGGCGCCGCTGGGGCAAAATTGGCCGCCAGGATGCGCGATATCACCCGGGAAGAAGATCCCACTCGGCCGATGACGGCGTCGATGAACTTCGCCAAGCCGGATATGGCGTTTTCAGAACCGATGGACGTGATCAGCCTGAACTATCAGGGCGAAGGCATTCGCAACGCGCCCGCGTATTCGCACCTCAAGGGGATCAACACGCCGCCCCTCTATCCGGCTTTCCATGAAAAGTATCCCGACAGGCTGATCATTAGCAGTGAAAACGCAGCCGCAGTCAGTTCGCGAGGTACCTACCTGTTTCCGGTCGCGGAAGGAAACAGCGCACCGGTTGCAGACGGAGTCGGCGGCGATCCGAAACGACAGTACGTGAGTTCCTATGAGTTGTACACGGCACCCTTTGGGTCATCGGCTGACAAGGTCTTTGCGTCTCTTGAAAAACATCCCTACGTTGGTGGCGGGTTTGTCTGGAGCGGTTGGGATTACCTCGGGGAACCAACCCCATACTACGAGGCTCGGAGCTCGTACTTTGGCGTGATCGATCTGGCCGGGTTCAAGAAAGATCGGTTCTACCTGTATCAGTCTCACTGGCGACAGGATTACCCAATGGTGCATGTTCTGCCACACTGGACGTGGCCCGATCGCAAGGGCCAAAAGACGCCGGTTCACATTTTCACGTCCGGCGATGAAGTAGAGCTTTTCCTGAACGGCTCGTCACTCGGCAGGAAGAAAAAGCAGCGGTACGAATACCGCCTTCGGTGGGACGACGTCGTCTACGAACCCGGCGAACTTAGAGCCGTCGCCTACAAGAACGAAAAGGCATGGGCATCCACGGTCGTCAGGACCGCAGGCGAGCCCGCAGGAGTGAAGATCACTGCTGATCGCAAACGTGTTCACGCGGACGGTCGGGACCTTAGTTTCATTACGGCAAGGATTGTCGACGCGCACGGCACGACTGTTCCCCAGGCGAACCACCAATTGACATTCCGCGTCGAAGGCCCCGGACACATTGCCGCCACCGACAATGGTGATCCCACGTGTTTCGTCGCCTTCCCGTCAGCCACGCGGCCCGCCTTCAACGGTTTGTGCCTTGCCATTGTTCGCACAAAGAATGGTGAACCTGGTGAGATTCGCGTGACGGCGACCACCAAGGGTCTGCCCCTTGCCTCGGTCACGATTGCTGCTGGGACAAAATAA
- a CDS encoding glucuronyl esterase domain-containing protein, producing MRIHITLAFVLLASVRLFAQDVPLVYDVEHTGTKFDAPVLPDYEKLPIVRPLPDPFAWSDGSGRSTDFRDWSRRRSEIKAEIEHYGIGQRPPRPKNITADFKDSTLTVNVAENGETLVLTARVRLPEGDGPFPAVIGIGFGGGSGSLPSDIFADRNVAMIGFNFSQVMSHTQKRGHEPINRLYPDLNHIGAYSAWPWGISRIIDGLELVEGVLPIDRKHLAVTGCSFAGKMALFAGAFDERIALTIAQESGGGGAAAWRVSETLGNVETLGKTSRAWFLEDMFRFGNSVEKLPYDHHELMAMVAPRALLVLGNPDYEWLADESGYVSCRAAHEVWKKFGIADRFGFSIVAGHQHCQLPDSQRPEVEAFVDRFLLGKKGVDTVVAKHPFGDFEHTMWYDGWATGKSTFPTPDSTSVETLSFEAEDLKRGTDWLVANDEKASGGKYVTIKSGKNSPQAAPSGVAATLIVPFTTNENSKYHLFARVNCPSADDDSFWFKVDDGKFETANGLGTIGWEWVKLGSMTLKPGDHTLTLAYREDGALLDKIAFTTYPFGPAALELK from the coding sequence ATGAGAATCCATATCACACTGGCGTTTGTTTTATTGGCGTCGGTAAGACTGTTCGCCCAGGACGTGCCGCTGGTTTATGACGTTGAACACACGGGGACAAAGTTCGACGCGCCCGTTTTGCCCGACTATGAAAAACTGCCAATCGTCCGCCCGTTGCCTGATCCTTTCGCCTGGTCGGATGGAAGCGGTCGTTCGACGGACTTCCGAGACTGGAGTCGACGTCGGTCTGAGATCAAAGCCGAGATTGAACATTACGGAATCGGACAGAGACCGCCTCGCCCAAAAAACATCACAGCGGATTTCAAAGACAGCACTCTGACGGTCAACGTCGCGGAGAATGGTGAAACACTGGTCCTGACGGCGCGTGTTCGTCTGCCCGAAGGTGACGGACCGTTTCCAGCAGTCATTGGAATCGGGTTCGGCGGTGGCAGTGGAAGTCTTCCTTCCGACATTTTTGCCGATCGGAACGTTGCGATGATTGGTTTTAATTTCAGCCAAGTGATGTCACACACACAAAAGCGAGGTCACGAACCGATCAATCGGCTGTACCCTGATTTGAATCACATCGGCGCGTACAGCGCGTGGCCGTGGGGAATCAGCCGGATCATCGATGGCTTGGAACTTGTGGAAGGAGTACTTCCAATTGATCGCAAACATCTCGCGGTCACCGGCTGTTCCTTCGCCGGAAAGATGGCTCTGTTTGCCGGAGCCTTTGATGAAAGAATCGCACTGACCATCGCACAGGAATCCGGCGGAGGCGGCGCGGCAGCGTGGCGGGTTTCCGAAACGCTGGGGAACGTTGAAACGCTTGGGAAGACTAGTCGTGCCTGGTTCCTTGAAGACATGTTCCGCTTCGGGAATTCCGTTGAAAAACTCCCGTATGACCATCACGAACTGATGGCAATGGTGGCTCCACGTGCATTGCTCGTGCTTGGCAATCCCGACTATGAATGGCTGGCCGATGAATCCGGATACGTTTCCTGCCGCGCTGCTCACGAAGTGTGGAAGAAGTTTGGCATCGCCGATCGCTTTGGGTTCTCGATCGTCGCCGGACACCAGCACTGTCAACTTCCTGACAGTCAGCGTCCGGAAGTCGAAGCGTTCGTCGACAGATTTCTTTTGGGAAAGAAAGGTGTCGACACGGTCGTCGCAAAGCATCCGTTCGGCGACTTTGAACACACGATGTGGTACGACGGATGGGCCACCGGCAAGTCGACATTCCCAACGCCCGATTCGACCAGCGTGGAAACGCTGTCTTTCGAGGCGGAAGACTTGAAACGCGGAACCGACTGGCTGGTTGCAAACGACGAAAAGGCGTCAGGTGGTAAATACGTGACCATCAAGTCCGGCAAGAACAGCCCCCAAGCGGCGCCTTCCGGCGTAGCCGCAACACTGATCGTTCCATTCACGACGAACGAAAATTCAAAGTACCATTTATTTGCTCGAGTCAATTGCCCGTCGGCCGATGATGATTCGTTCTGGTTCAAAGTTGACGACGGGAAGTTTGAGACGGCGAACGGATTGGGAACAATCGGCTGGGAATGGGTCAAGCTGGGCAGCATGACGCTGAAGCCCGGCGACCACACACTCACCCTGGCCTACCGCGAAGACGGCGCGTTGCTCGACAAAATCGCATTCACGACCTACCCGTTTGGCCCGGCAGCGCTGGAATTAAAATAA